From a single Lactococcus carnosus genomic region:
- a CDS encoding acyltransferase family protein: MRIKWFSLVRIIGLVLVLFYHFFVKQFPGGFIGVDIFFVFSGYLITSLFFIELEKSQTFDILKYYKRRFLRIFPPLVMMIMVVLPFSLLLPSDFRANLAKQVSAAIGFATNRFEILSGSSYEAQQTPKLFVHTWTLSLEFIFYLIWGVILLGIVLLLKHFKQKDKFLIGYTKILVLIVSLFLAVFSIIRLQLTFDPHYLSYSYFSFSTHMFPFFIGAITAVFFGIKIEPEKKALFASYPLKKWVLGTILASGVLLFLTIFGKFESTWTIRTNLILSSLMAAILIVQFRILHERTTIDEPKGLTVLADTSYSVYLFHWPVWLIISHFINQVFIVGILSFFISLLCACFVYYGVEPYFHGKALPTFMKQKLFYAGVGALSLICLVIAISAPKLSKIEQSINEAQISQTMTKLDKRGQLAQNLVDTGKGIFANTTWQNASLGFLSSADLQLKQTVLKDVETTSDDVLNATQTILGDSVMVGVVPYLTTILPDADVSAEVGRNYDNIYKLFAQKVKEKTIGSYIVISAGANVTADMITDVQKIISESPKGSRIVFVTPFDGNNMGVLNQFNAQLRQLTKQYPWVVIVDWAAYISPLQNELWADKIHFGGKPDVSSQYLDLVVKGLNQVSKVKGKP, encoded by the coding sequence ATGCGAATTAAGTGGTTTTCATTAGTTAGAATTATCGGCCTTGTTCTGGTTTTGTTTTATCATTTTTTTGTAAAACAGTTCCCAGGTGGTTTTATTGGTGTCGATATCTTTTTTGTTTTTTCAGGTTATTTGATCACATCATTATTTTTTATCGAGCTTGAAAAGTCACAGACATTTGATATATTAAAGTACTATAAAAGACGATTTTTAAGAATATTTCCACCACTAGTTATGATGATTATGGTGGTATTACCATTCTCACTACTGCTACCATCTGATTTTAGAGCAAATCTAGCTAAACAAGTATCAGCTGCGATTGGTTTCGCGACAAACAGATTTGAGATATTATCTGGCTCATCATATGAAGCACAACAGACACCTAAACTTTTTGTCCATACCTGGACATTATCACTAGAGTTTATATTTTATTTAATATGGGGAGTCATCCTGTTAGGCATTGTGCTGCTTCTTAAGCATTTTAAGCAAAAAGACAAATTTTTAATTGGTTACACAAAGATTTTGGTACTTATCGTCAGTCTTTTTTTGGCAGTGTTTTCGATTATCAGACTTCAGTTGACCTTCGATCCTCACTATCTAAGTTATAGTTATTTTTCCTTTAGTACACACATGTTTCCATTCTTTATAGGCGCAATTACTGCGGTCTTCTTTGGTATTAAGATTGAACCTGAAAAAAAAGCGTTATTTGCAAGCTATCCTCTGAAAAAATGGGTATTAGGAACTATTCTAGCTAGTGGTGTCTTGTTGTTCTTGACTATATTTGGTAAGTTTGAAAGTACTTGGACGATTAGAACGAATCTCATCTTATCAAGCCTGATGGCAGCTATATTAATTGTTCAGTTCCGTATTTTACATGAGCGGACGACTATAGATGAACCTAAAGGATTAACAGTTTTAGCAGATACTTCTTATAGTGTTTATCTGTTTCATTGGCCGGTATGGTTGATTATTTCTCATTTTATTAACCAAGTTTTTATCGTGGGTATATTAAGTTTTTTCATCTCATTACTGTGTGCCTGTTTTGTTTATTATGGGGTCGAACCTTACTTTCATGGCAAAGCGCTACCGACATTTATGAAGCAAAAATTATTTTATGCGGGAGTTGGGGCGTTGTCTCTTATATGTCTCGTCATCGCAATATCTGCGCCAAAACTATCAAAAATTGAGCAAAGTATTAATGAAGCACAAATTAGTCAAACCATGACTAAACTTGATAAACGAGGACAATTGGCACAAAATTTGGTTGATACAGGAAAAGGTATTTTTGCTAATACAACATGGCAAAATGCTAGTTTGGGATTTTTATCCAGTGCAGATTTACAGTTGAAGCAAACGGTACTAAAAGATGTGGAAACGACATCTGATGATGTGTTAAATGCAACTCAGACAATTCTTGGAGATTCGGTCATGGTAGGTGTGGTTCCCTATCTAACAACCATTCTACCAGATGCTGATGTGAGTGCTGAAGTTGGGCGAAATTACGACAACATCTATAAACTTTTTGCTCAGAAGGTAAAAGAGAAGACCATTGGTAGCTATATTGTGATTTCTGCAGGTGCAAATGTTACAGCTGATATGATTACTGATGTTCAAAAAATTATAAGCGAAAGTCCTAAAGGCAGCCGAATTGTATTTGTAACACCATTTGATGGGAATAATATGGGGGTTTTAAATCAGTTTAATGCACAATTAAGGCAACTGACAAAACAATATCCTTGGGTTGTGATTGTAGATTGGGCAGCCTATATCTCACCATTACAAAACGAGTTATGGGCGGATAAAATCCATTTTGGTGGGAAACCAGACGTATCAAGTCAATATCTTGACTTAGTTGTTAAGGGGTTGAATCAGGTATCAAAAGTTAAAGGGAAGCCGTAG
- a CDS encoding LysM peptidoglycan-binding domain-containing protein: MFTLLTIIGIAGLAFGITIFFILGSGTKYEAQTQKNRPKSITFSQVTYKHVPTSQVENNKSSVVTSQTKSPVNSETAPIVEVNTLSESDEVDYIVQDGDSLSLLSEKFKTSVASIMQQSKLKSQNQLYSGQHLKFLKSYIVKEEEVTPLSTQSVTPNSGESTTRSDTVIVDNGNKVVPGGLSKEDRTYVLSQLQSRTGVPASQWDYIISRESGWLSSIKNTIGYYGLFQLAPNYPGYDGDVDAQINGAVYLFNNGGMKHWAL; encoded by the coding sequence ATGTTTACGCTACTTACAATTATTGGCATAGCTGGATTAGCCTTCGGCATCACAATATTCTTTATTTTGGGTAGTGGCACAAAATATGAAGCTCAAACACAAAAAAACAGACCTAAATCGATAACATTTAGTCAGGTCACGTATAAACACGTCCCTACGTCACAGGTTGAAAATAACAAGTCTTCAGTTGTGACTAGTCAGACTAAATCCCCAGTAAATTCTGAGACCGCACCTATAGTAGAAGTTAACACCTTGTCTGAATCTGATGAAGTCGACTATATTGTACAAGATGGTGATTCTCTATCACTACTAAGTGAAAAATTTAAAACATCAGTTGCCTCTATTATGCAACAAAGCAAGTTAAAATCCCAAAATCAACTCTATTCAGGGCAACATTTGAAATTTCTGAAATCTTATATCGTTAAGGAAGAAGAAGTAACCCCTCTTTCAACTCAAAGTGTTACACCAAATTCAGGAGAATCAACTACTCGTTCAGATACTGTTATAGTAGATAATGGTAATAAGGTTGTACCAGGTGGATTATCTAAAGAAGATAGAACATATGTTTTATCACAACTACAATCTAGAACTGGTGTTCCTGCTAGTCAATGGGATTATATCATCTCCAGAGAAAGCGGTTGGTTATCATCGATAAAAAATACTATTGGTTATTATGGTTTATTTCAGTTAGCCCCGAATTATCCAGGATATGATGGTGATGTAGACGCTCAAATAAATGGTGCCGTCTATCTTTTCAATAATGGTGGTATGAAACATTGGGCTCTGTAA